From Paenibacillus sp. V4I7, one genomic window encodes:
- a CDS encoding polyprenyl synthetase family protein — protein sequence MKNLMEIYTRKKKDIAAIEKELEESVYTDHAMLRETSMHLLKAGGKRIRPVFVLLSGEFGSYQLQTIKHVAVPLELIHMASLVHDDVIDDANTRRGQLTVRSKWDNRIAMFTGDYIFAKALGVITQIHKPAVHQIMSKAIVEMSIGEMEQIRFFFHSEQTTRDYLLRIRRKTALLIAISCQLGAMAAEAPDWISNKLYAFGYNVGMAFQIRDDILDLIGTEKQIGKPPGSDVKQGNITLPVLLTMQDPSLKPLILSELDRIHKLDGQTDVSRFLDIIRNSEGIDKADLLSQKYIDKAIASLDKLPNVQAKKDLIEIAHFIGNRSY from the coding sequence ATGAAAAATTTAATGGAAATCTATACAAGAAAGAAAAAAGATATAGCTGCAATTGAAAAAGAACTTGAGGAAAGCGTGTACACAGATCATGCGATGCTTCGAGAAACGTCTATGCACTTACTGAAAGCGGGTGGGAAGCGGATCCGCCCCGTCTTTGTTCTGCTTTCAGGCGAGTTTGGGAGCTATCAGCTCCAAACAATAAAGCATGTCGCAGTACCGCTCGAGCTCATTCATATGGCATCGCTTGTTCATGATGATGTGATTGACGATGCAAACACAAGACGCGGACAATTGACGGTCCGATCCAAATGGGATAATCGGATTGCTATGTTCACGGGGGATTATATTTTTGCCAAAGCATTAGGAGTCATAACTCAAATTCATAAGCCTGCAGTCCATCAAATTATGTCTAAAGCTATCGTGGAGATGTCGATTGGGGAAATGGAACAAATTCGTTTCTTTTTCCACTCAGAGCAAACAACTCGAGATTACTTATTAAGAATTAGACGTAAAACAGCACTGCTAATTGCCATTTCATGCCAACTGGGGGCGATGGCGGCAGAAGCACCTGACTGGATAAGCAATAAGTTGTATGCTTTTGGCTATAACGTAGGTATGGCGTTTCAAATACGGGATGATATTCTTGATTTAATTGGTACGGAAAAGCAAATCGGTAAACCGCCGGGCAGTGATGTCAAACAAGGAAACATAACGTTACCTGTTCTGCTCACTATGCAAGATCCATCCTTGAAGCCGCTCATCTTATCGGAACTAGACCGTATACATAAGCTGGATGGACAAACCGATGTCAGTCGATTCTTGGATATAATCCGTAATAGTGAAGGCATAGATAAAGCAGATTTACTTTCTCAGAAGTATATTGATAAGGCTATAGCTTCTCTGGATAAACTGCCAAATGTGCAAGCCAAGAAAGATCTCATTGAAATTGCCCATTTTATCGGAAATCGTTCTTATTAA
- a CDS encoding UbiX family flavin prenyltransferase gives MSGNWVVGITGASGAIYGVRLCQVMLDQGLSVHLIVTDAGWRVLHDELDWNVSKRQEMLQEHFGGRAGSFNYHPIADIGATVASGSFRTKGMVVIPCSMGTLSGIAHGSSDNLMERTADVMLKEGRKLILVPRETPLHAIHLENMLTLSRMGVRMLPAMPAFYNRPRSIDEMVDFLVGKVLDSMDIEHSLYRRWGDNNEQPRP, from the coding sequence ATGAGCGGTAACTGGGTAGTAGGAATCACCGGAGCAAGTGGTGCTATCTATGGCGTACGGCTCTGCCAAGTCATGCTGGATCAAGGTTTAAGTGTACACCTAATCGTTACGGATGCTGGCTGGAGAGTGCTTCATGATGAATTAGATTGGAACGTAAGCAAACGCCAAGAAATGCTGCAGGAACATTTTGGCGGACGTGCAGGTTCCTTCAACTATCATCCAATTGCTGATATTGGGGCAACCGTTGCCAGTGGATCTTTTCGGACCAAGGGGATGGTTGTTATTCCTTGCTCAATGGGAACTTTATCAGGGATTGCTCATGGTTCATCAGATAATTTAATGGAGCGAACAGCGGATGTGATGCTCAAAGAAGGAAGAAAATTAATCCTAGTTCCAAGGGAAACGCCATTACACGCCATACATTTAGAGAATATGTTAACCTTGTCGAGAATGGGCGTACGCATGCTTCCTGCGATGCCGGCCTTTTATAATCGTCCGCGCTCAATCGATGAGATGGTCGATTTTTTGGTGGGGAAAGTGCTGGATAGCATGGACATTGAACATTCCTTGTACCGAAGATGGGGAGATAACAATGAGCAACCTAGACCCTAA
- the aroC gene encoding chorismate synthase produces the protein MRYLTAGETHGPQLTAIIEGFPSNVTLNFEDLNFQLHRRQKGYGRGRRMQIEKDTATIAGGVRHGKTTGAPIALVVVNNDWKHWTTVMGIEPVEEDNEGKRRVNRPRPGHADLNGGLKYNQKDLRNILERSSARETTMRVATGAVARQLLAEFGIKVAGQVIRIGEVEAKRQELPLDELIRITEESPVRVVDKEAEAQMIAAIDAAKEDGDTLGGIVEVIIEGVPVGLGSHVQWDRKLDGKIAQAVLSIQAFKGVEFGIGFEAAERRGSNVHDEILYTKEDGFSRRTNRAGGFEGGMTTGEQIIVRGVMKPISTLYKPLQSVDIDTKEVFTAQVERSDTCAVPAAGVIMENVIAWEVANAFLDKFGGDSIEEIRANLNNFLAQVESY, from the coding sequence GTGAGATATTTAACAGCAGGTGAAACGCACGGCCCACAACTCACTGCGATAATTGAAGGGTTTCCAAGTAATGTAACTCTAAACTTTGAAGATTTGAACTTCCAATTACATAGACGTCAAAAAGGCTATGGCCGCGGTCGTCGGATGCAGATTGAGAAAGATACAGCGACCATTGCAGGCGGTGTGCGCCACGGCAAGACAACAGGAGCTCCAATCGCGCTTGTTGTTGTTAATAACGACTGGAAGCATTGGACAACGGTCATGGGGATTGAGCCGGTTGAAGAGGATAATGAAGGCAAGCGTCGTGTTAACCGCCCTCGTCCGGGACATGCGGATTTAAACGGCGGACTCAAATATAATCAAAAAGATTTACGCAACATTCTAGAGCGTTCAAGTGCGCGTGAAACAACGATGCGTGTAGCTACAGGCGCTGTAGCACGCCAATTGTTGGCTGAATTCGGCATTAAAGTAGCAGGACAAGTCATCCGTATCGGTGAGGTTGAAGCAAAGCGTCAAGAGCTTCCACTGGATGAGCTAATTCGAATCACAGAAGAATCACCGGTACGTGTGGTTGATAAAGAGGCTGAAGCTCAAATGATCGCCGCGATTGATGCAGCCAAAGAAGACGGGGATACACTTGGTGGAATCGTTGAAGTTATTATTGAAGGCGTGCCTGTAGGTCTTGGAAGCCATGTGCAATGGGATCGTAAGCTGGATGGTAAAATTGCACAAGCGGTTCTCTCCATTCAAGCCTTCAAAGGTGTTGAATTCGGAATTGGCTTCGAAGCTGCTGAGCGCAGAGGCTCTAATGTTCATGATGAAATTTTATACACAAAAGAAGATGGCTTTAGTCGCAGAACGAATCGCGCTGGGGGATTCGAAGGCGGTATGACAACGGGCGAGCAAATCATCGTGCGTGGTGTAATGAAACCAATTTCGACACTATACAAACCGCTGCAAAGCGTTGATATTGATACGAAGGAAGTATTCACGGCTCAAGTTGAGCGTTCGGACACTTGTGCAGTTCCGGCTGCAGGCGTGATTATGGAGAACGTGATTGCTTGGGAAGTAGCGAATGCTTTCTTGGATAAATTCGGCGGCGACTCCATCGAGGAGATTCGTGCGAACTTAAACAACTTCTTAGCCCAAGTGGAGAGTTACTAA
- a CDS encoding protein-glutamate O-methyltransferase CheR: MEDQDFLLFIKKVKEHTSIDLALYKEAQMKRRLTTLRMKRGYNTFVAFFDAMMKDKELFYEFLDRMTINVSEFWRNPNRWELVEQKFVPEMLKKNRRLKVWSAACSTGEEPYTLAMILAEQGALNEAHLHATDIDDGALEKARKAIYLDRSLRDVPEKYAKKYFRQEQMMYHITDDLKKSIKFQKQNLLVDTFDTGYDLIVCRNVIIYFTEEAKHVLYQKFSKALKPGGLLFVGSTEQIFSPGQYDLEPADTFFYRKKGV; encoded by the coding sequence ATGGAAGATCAAGATTTTTTGTTATTTATTAAAAAAGTAAAAGAACACACGTCCATTGATCTTGCTCTTTATAAAGAAGCGCAAATGAAAAGACGTTTAACAACTCTACGGATGAAGCGTGGTTATAATACGTTCGTCGCTTTTTTTGATGCGATGATGAAGGATAAAGAATTATTCTATGAATTTTTGGATCGTATGACGATTAATGTCTCTGAGTTTTGGAGGAATCCAAATCGTTGGGAGCTCGTTGAGCAGAAATTTGTACCCGAGATGTTGAAGAAAAATAGACGCTTAAAAGTATGGAGTGCAGCTTGTTCAACGGGAGAAGAGCCTTATACGCTAGCGATGATTTTGGCAGAACAGGGAGCGCTTAATGAAGCTCATTTACATGCGACGGATATTGATGATGGCGCCTTGGAAAAAGCACGTAAAGCGATCTACCTCGATCGATCTTTGCGAGATGTGCCCGAAAAGTATGCGAAGAAATATTTCCGACAAGAACAAATGATGTATCATATTACGGACGATCTGAAAAAATCCATTAAATTTCAAAAGCAAAACCTGCTTGTCGATACATTTGATACGGGATATGATCTCATCGTTTGCCGCAATGTGATCATTTATTTTACGGAAGAAGCAAAACATGTCTTGTACCAGAAATTTTCTAAAGCGTTGAAACCAGGTGGATTGTTATTCGTTGGTTCTACAGAGCAAATTTTCTCCCCAGGACAATATGATCTGGAACCAGCAGATACTTTCTTTTATCGCAAAAAGGGTGTATAA
- the ndk gene encoding nucleoside-diphosphate kinase: MEKTFLMVKPDGVQRGLVGEIVKRFEQKGFQLIGSKLTVISREQAELHYAEHKGKDFFERLVTFITSGPVFAMVWQGDQVIPLSRTMIGKTNTLEASPGTIRGDFAVHTHLNLIHGSDSPESAEREISNFFNSDELFEYNKVIQQWI; the protein is encoded by the coding sequence ATGGAAAAAACATTCTTGATGGTTAAACCGGATGGCGTACAACGCGGCCTTGTAGGCGAGATTGTAAAACGCTTTGAACAGAAGGGCTTTCAATTAATCGGCAGCAAGCTAACTGTTATTTCGAGGGAGCAAGCCGAACTTCACTATGCAGAGCATAAAGGTAAAGATTTTTTCGAAAGACTTGTGACGTTTATTACGTCCGGGCCTGTATTTGCGATGGTATGGCAAGGAGATCAAGTCATTCCATTATCCCGCACGATGATTGGGAAAACGAATACTCTTGAAGCGTCACCGGGAACAATACGTGGTGACTTTGCCGTACATACGCATTTAAATCTCATTCATGGTTCGGATTCACCTGAAAGCGCTGAGCGTGAAATTAGCAATTTCTTTAATTCGGACGAGCTTTTTGAATACAATAAAGTCATTCAACAATGGATCTAG
- a CDS encoding menaquinone biosynthesis protein, with product MSNLDPKIRIGRINYTNVWPIYYYFPELMNSSEVDIIEQVPTSLNQEMAAGNIDMGPISSFAYGESFENYVLYPDLSVSAYGEVNSILLFHEKPLREIANGHIVLPTTSATSVNLLKIILQKFYNGNPTYEYAKPNLEKMMEKADGALLIGDDAIKESWRNKAYMITDLGQEWAKWTGQWMSFAVWAIRKETTQKYPELVATAFEAFMASKAKAHQNPEEMIKEAQSTVGGTSLYWQHYFHTLCYDFASEQWEGLATYYKYCYELGFLPKPVSIGLWSEKKNARVTE from the coding sequence ATGAGCAACCTAGACCCTAAAATACGAATTGGCCGGATTAATTATACAAACGTTTGGCCGATCTACTATTACTTTCCCGAACTTATGAATAGCTCAGAGGTTGACATTATTGAACAAGTCCCAACCTCACTTAATCAAGAAATGGCTGCTGGGAACATCGATATGGGGCCTATTTCTTCCTTTGCTTACGGAGAATCCTTTGAAAATTACGTGCTCTACCCGGATCTTTCAGTTAGCGCCTATGGAGAAGTGAATTCCATTCTGTTGTTCCATGAAAAGCCGTTACGCGAAATTGCGAATGGTCATATTGTGTTGCCCACTACCTCGGCTACGTCGGTGAATTTACTCAAAATCATTCTCCAAAAATTCTATAATGGGAATCCAACTTATGAATATGCGAAACCCAATTTAGAAAAGATGATGGAAAAAGCAGACGGGGCTTTATTGATCGGAGACGATGCAATTAAAGAGAGTTGGCGCAATAAAGCGTATATGATTACGGATCTTGGGCAAGAATGGGCCAAATGGACAGGACAGTGGATGTCATTTGCCGTATGGGCGATTCGTAAAGAGACAACCCAGAAGTATCCGGAATTAGTTGCCACTGCTTTTGAAGCCTTCATGGCTAGTAAAGCCAAGGCCCACCAAAATCCGGAAGAGATGATAAAAGAAGCACAAAGTACGGTTGGTGGGACATCTCTATATTGGCAACATTACTTTCATACGCTATGTTATGATTTTGCATCGGAACAATGGGAAGGTCTTGCTACGTATTACAAGTACTGTTATGAGCTTGGTTTCCTGCCGAAGCCGGTAAGCATTGGGTTATGGTCAGAGAAAAAGAACGCACGGGTGACGGAATGA